A genomic stretch from Helianthus annuus cultivar XRQ/B chromosome 1, HanXRQr2.0-SUNRISE, whole genome shotgun sequence includes:
- the LOC110932961 gene encoding leucine-rich repeat extensin-like protein 1, which yields MEMDDDPDPEMQTGTPDHPISISSGSPFQGSPYRGPDSFQERMATFDWYFTPSYHNSPAQPPLVEPQLQAVSPPPLPVEEPPQQPPQPPPEPPRRRRNARMSVRGGPRFSSPQGSSSYPHFPEDPQVGGPSNAAPEIDPPPASYAPPQPPMGFDNPIPTYPGSSGYNPFENPLGYPSDYGTQDPYLTDAQYHHLYPSSYPPVHPTRYPVQGYQYPPYQQPPSFQQQQTQEILERLDKVEHEARKNKKEHGSFMKGLANFLNGKKK from the coding sequence ATGGAGATGGACGATGACCCAGATCCGGAGATGCAGACCGGAACACCAGACCACCCAATAAGTATATCCAGTGGATCTCCATTTCAGGGATCCCCATACCGTGGGCCCGATTCTTTCCAGGAGAGGATGGCCACCTTTGATTGGTACTTTACTCCTTCGTACCATAACTCTCCAGCCCAACCACCATTGGTTGAACCCCAACTCCAAGCAGtttcaccaccaccacttccTGTTGAGGAGCCGCCTCAACAGCCACCGCAGCCACCTCCCGAGCCTCCGAGGCGAAGGAGGAACGCACgtatgtccgtgcgaggaggaccTCGTTTTAGTTCTCCTCAGGGTTCAAGTTCTTACCCTCATTTTCCAGAGGACCCCCAAGTGGGTGGGCCCTCGAACGCGGCGCCGGAGATCGATCCTCCGCCAGCTTCTTATGCACCACCTCAGCCGCctatgggttttgataacccaatcccgaCGTACCCAGGTTCTTCTGGGTACAATCCTTTCGAAAACCCATTGGGATATCCATCGGACTATGGAACTCAAGACCCGTACCTTACAGATGCACAGTACCATcacctttacccttcttcttaCCCTCCAGTTCATCCAACTAGATACCCAGTGCAGGGTTATCAGTACCCGCCATACCAGCAACCTCCTTCCTTCCAGCAGCAGCAAACTCAAGAGATCCTTGAGAGGTTAGACAAGGTTGAACACGAAGCTAGGAAAAACAAAAAGGAGCATGGTAGTTTTATGAAGGGTCTTGCAAACTTTCTTAATGGAAAGAAGAAGTAG
- the LOC110935791 gene encoding F-box protein At2g27310, whose translation MTIADNIHDDIFQTHILTKLDGQTLAAAGCTSSKLQSLCSDQHLWSDICHATWPSTADPLLTTTISAFSSGHRSFFSDTFTSPTRRLTTATRRPTNEIISAVDLRYAGELIFSKVESTKTVPSDWFQTSPFRVDLLEPKEVVLSGVKFSGTGDDHVMLSELENNMMLSWIVIDPTRNRAVNLSSGKPVLVQRNWLSNGIELTFAVVVSVKDDDCVTCNVQVTCGVNEGRGELTVRGVSLTVLDVYGKCLSGKDSMVILQGIMAGERRRRGGGEEERVRYREYMRMRRERNERMERRERRLDMACIASGVAIFVAFWSFVMC comes from the coding sequence ATGACAATCGCCGACAACATCCACGACGACATCTTCCAAACCCACATTTTGACCAAACTCGACGGTCAAACCCTCGCCGCCGCCGGCTGCACTTCTTCCAAACTCCAATCCCTCTGCTCCGACCAACACCTATGGTCGGATATCTGCCACGCCACGTGGCCCTCCACCGCCGACCCtctactcaccaccaccatctccgcCTTCTCCTCAGGCCACCGCTCGTTCTTCTCCGACACCTTCACTTCCCCCACGCGCCGCCTAACTACCGCCACGCGCCGCCCCACAAATGAAATAATCTCAGCCGTTGATCTCCGGTACGCCGGAGAACTTATATTTTCTAAAGTTGAGTCAACGAAGACTGTACCGAGTGACTGGTTCCAAACGTCGCCGTTTCGGGTTGATCTACTTGAGCCGAAAGAGGTGGTGTTGTCCGGGGTGAAGTTTTCCGGTACCGGAGATGATCACGTGATGTTATCAGAGCTTGAGAATAATATGATGTTGAGTTGGATTGTTATTGACCCGACCCGGAACCGGGCGGTTAATTTATCTAGTGGAAAACCGGTTTTGGTGCAACGGAATTGGTTGTCTAACGGCATAGAGTTGACGTTTGCAGTTGTTGTGTCCGTTAAGGATGATGATTGTGTCACGTGCAATGTGCAAGTCACGTGCGGGGTTAACGAAGGGCGTGGAGAGTTAACGGTGAGAGGGGTGAGTTTAACGGTGTTAGATGTGTATGGTAAGTGTTTGAGTGGGAAGGATAGCATGGTAATTTTGCAAGGTATTATGGCAGGTGAGAGGCGGAGGAGGGGTGGAGGGGAGGAggagagagtgagataccgtgaGTATATGCGAATGAGGAGGGAGAGGAACGAGAGGATGGAGAGGAGAGAGAGGCGGCTTGATATGGCTTGCATTGCGAGTGGGGTGGCAATCTTCgtggcattttggtcatttgtTATGTGTTAA